The following proteins are encoded in a genomic region of Reichenbachiella sp.:
- a CDS encoding L-threonylcarbamoyladenylate synthase, which yields METAFIKLYEENPDPQKIDTIVKTLENGGVIIYPTDTVYGMGCSIFNTKAIDKIKRLKQIKGKTNFSFICYDLSHISEYTKSLPNPVFKLMKKALPGPFTFILNASNKVPKLLNASKKTVGIRVPDNNIPREIVKRLGNPIITTSIHDDDEVLEYSTDPELIYEKYEGLVDIVIDGGYGEVVASTVVDCTSDEPELVREGLGDLSEFL from the coding sequence ATGGAAACAGCTTTTATAAAACTATATGAGGAAAACCCAGATCCTCAAAAAATCGACACCATCGTAAAAACGCTGGAAAATGGTGGTGTGATCATCTATCCTACTGATACCGTTTATGGTATGGGCTGCAGTATTTTCAATACCAAAGCCATTGACAAAATCAAAAGGCTGAAGCAAATCAAAGGAAAAACGAACTTCTCCTTTATCTGTTATGACCTCAGCCATATTTCAGAATACACCAAATCATTACCTAACCCGGTTTTTAAGTTGATGAAAAAGGCACTTCCAGGTCCTTTCACTTTCATTCTCAATGCCAGCAACAAAGTCCCCAAACTTTTGAATGCCTCCAAAAAAACAGTGGGTATCAGAGTGCCTGACAATAACATCCCGAGAGAAATAGTCAAAAGACTGGGCAATCCAATCATAACCACTTCTATCCATGATGATGACGAAGTATTGGAGTACTCAACAGATCCAGAATTGATCTATGAAAAATATGAAGGACTGGTAGATATAGTGATCGACGGTGGCTATGGCGAAGTGGTGGCCAGTACAGTCGTGGATTGCACCTCAGACGAGCCAGAGCTGGTAAGAGAAGGTTTGGGTGATTTGAGTGAATTTCTATGA
- a CDS encoding carboxymuconolactone decarboxylase family protein, translating into MESFNVPSREEVSANNQAIFDNLKSQVGFVPNLYATYTHSENALADYLALSGRKTSLSGKEKEVVNLVVSEVNDCDYCKAAHTAIGKMNGFTEEEILEIRTGAASFDSKLDALAKYVKSATVNRSKPEQSAIDAFFEAGYTKENLVDTVLLIGDKTISNFLFGSTQIPVDFPAAPELEEVVL; encoded by the coding sequence ATGGAAAGCTTTAACGTACCCTCAAGAGAAGAAGTATCAGCAAACAATCAAGCGATTTTTGACAACTTGAAAAGTCAGGTAGGATTCGTACCAAACCTGTATGCGACCTACACACATTCAGAAAATGCTTTGGCTGATTATCTGGCCTTGTCGGGAAGAAAAACTTCCTTGTCTGGAAAAGAAAAGGAAGTCGTAAACCTGGTAGTGAGCGAAGTCAATGATTGTGACTATTGTAAAGCAGCGCACACAGCAATCGGTAAGATGAATGGATTTACTGAAGAGGAAATCCTAGAAATAAGAACAGGAGCAGCTTCGTTTGATTCTAAGCTAGATGCTTTGGCCAAATATGTAAAAAGTGCGACAGTGAATAGAAGTAAGCCTGAGCAATCTGCCATAGATGCTTTCTTCGAGGCAGGTTATACCAAGGAAAATTTGGTAGATACTGTTCTGTTAATTGGAGACAAAACCATCAGCAACTTCTTGTTTGGTTCTACTCAGATTCCAGTTGACTTTCCGGCAGCACCAGAGTTGGAAGAAGTAGTGTTGTAA
- the fabG gene encoding 3-oxoacyl-[acyl-carrier-protein] reductase yields the protein MGLLQGKTALVTGASKGIGRAIAMKYAEQGANVAFTYLSSVEKGEALVKELEAKGVQAKGYRSDASDFAAAEELINNVVADFGSLDILVNNAGITKDNLLMRMTVEMWDDVININLRSCFNTVKAATRTFMKQKAGSIINITSVVGVKGNAGQANYAASKAGIIGFTKSVALELGSRNIRCNAVAPGFIETDMTDALDEKTVQGWRDAIPMKRGGQPEEVADCCVFLGGDQSTYISGQVIQVDGAMLT from the coding sequence ATGGGTTTATTACAAGGAAAAACAGCTTTGGTCACGGGTGCTTCTAAAGGAATCGGACGTGCCATCGCGATGAAATATGCCGAACAAGGCGCTAATGTAGCATTCACTTATTTGTCTAGTGTAGAGAAGGGCGAAGCATTAGTAAAAGAGCTAGAAGCCAAAGGTGTGCAAGCCAAAGGGTATAGATCAGATGCTTCTGATTTTGCTGCTGCAGAAGAGTTGATTAATAATGTGGTAGCAGACTTCGGTAGCCTGGATATTTTGGTGAATAATGCGGGTATCACTAAGGATAATCTGTTGATGAGAATGACTGTAGAGATGTGGGACGACGTGATCAATATCAACTTGAGATCATGTTTCAACACCGTGAAAGCAGCTACACGTACTTTTATGAAACAAAAAGCTGGATCTATCATCAATATCACTTCAGTAGTAGGCGTAAAAGGAAACGCCGGTCAGGCCAACTATGCCGCTTCTAAAGCAGGTATTATCGGTTTTACCAAATCAGTAGCATTGGAACTAGGGTCTAGAAATATCAGATGTAATGCAGTAGCTCCTGGCTTCATCGAAACGGATATGACGGATGCCTTGGACGAAAAGACCGTTCAAGGCTGGAGAGACGCCATCCCAATGAAACGTGGTGGTCAGCCAGAAGAAGTAGCAGATTGTTGCGTATTCTTAGGTGGAGACCAGTCGACTTACATCTCGGGTCAGGTGATCCAAGTGGATGGTGCGATGTTGACATAA
- a CDS encoding VWA domain-containing protein produces MPELTFEQSVWYVPLCLLLAAAISYLVYTKKSPWNSLTNWLLNGLRFLLIFVLLILLLNPLLNQMVNEVEQPSFVIAIDNSISMVQGLDSVQRQQFLTDAEQVKQKLESKNYEVFVHTLDGKSASLNEIVFDQKITNLDRWLRDLQSNYEGKNLGGVYLISDGKYNQGTSPAFFPYNYPVYAIGVGDTLQKQDLVLQNVLYNKLAYQGNKFPVVAEVVNHGYAGQEVRLEVRGNGKVLAAQNVKLTSNEGLTRVELEVEAGDNGMQQLDLRLKVLKGESVASNNFRRIFVDVVDGKQKILLVAPTPHPDIKTLAAVIEKNQNYELTTYIPGVNEWKEDKYDLVIAHQAYNRYKQANEAVQKQREQGVPALLIFGGRSNILMASRTEELFTFSQKGAKRDMVFGALNDEFSLFSLADEARENFNSFPPVSVPYGEATLPANAEILMYQRVGSIQTDKPLLYLVEQNAQKSAYLLADGIWKWRMQEFATTDGSETFDDLFLKTIQYLSTKVDKRKFKFYPESNTYFENQTVKFHAEIYNQIYERVYGEQVQVVVTNADGFNKEFNFTPSSAYSRLEAANFEPGLYNYQAKVTLNGKPETVYGKFSVKELQLEELDQVADFDLLRQVAYNTEGKFYADTETPLMDIDNFQLKGIIHSQEDIFPVIHLKWILFVLLTLVSIEWFIRKYNGGY; encoded by the coding sequence TTGCCAGAATTAACCTTTGAACAATCCGTTTGGTACGTGCCACTTTGTTTGCTTTTGGCGGCGGCTATTTCCTATTTGGTGTACACCAAAAAGTCACCTTGGAATAGTTTGACCAACTGGCTGCTCAACGGACTCAGATTTCTGCTCATTTTTGTTTTGTTGATTCTTTTACTCAATCCATTGCTTAACCAAATGGTGAATGAAGTAGAGCAACCATCATTTGTGATCGCCATCGACAATTCCATTTCGATGGTTCAGGGACTGGACTCTGTTCAGCGACAGCAATTTTTGACTGATGCAGAGCAAGTGAAACAGAAACTAGAATCCAAAAACTATGAAGTTTTTGTTCATACGTTGGATGGAAAATCTGCTAGTTTGAATGAAATCGTTTTTGATCAGAAAATTACCAATCTGGATAGATGGCTCAGAGATTTGCAGTCCAATTATGAAGGAAAGAATCTGGGTGGCGTTTATTTGATATCTGATGGAAAATATAACCAAGGCACTTCGCCAGCATTTTTTCCATACAATTACCCCGTGTATGCCATAGGCGTCGGGGACACCTTGCAAAAACAAGATTTAGTCTTGCAAAATGTATTGTACAACAAACTGGCTTATCAAGGAAATAAATTCCCAGTAGTCGCTGAGGTGGTTAATCATGGTTATGCGGGTCAAGAGGTGAGATTAGAAGTACGAGGTAATGGGAAAGTATTGGCTGCTCAAAATGTAAAACTCACCAGCAACGAAGGACTGACAAGAGTAGAACTGGAAGTAGAAGCAGGTGATAACGGCATGCAACAACTTGACCTTCGGTTAAAAGTACTGAAAGGAGAGTCGGTGGCTTCCAACAACTTCAGGAGGATTTTTGTTGACGTAGTGGATGGCAAACAAAAGATATTGCTAGTAGCACCTACACCACATCCGGATATCAAAACGCTGGCTGCCGTAATTGAAAAAAATCAAAACTATGAGTTGACGACCTACATTCCTGGTGTGAATGAATGGAAGGAAGACAAATATGATTTGGTGATCGCTCACCAAGCGTATAACCGATACAAACAAGCGAATGAGGCCGTGCAAAAACAAAGAGAACAAGGCGTGCCGGCATTGCTCATCTTTGGCGGCAGGTCCAATATCTTGATGGCCAGCCGAACGGAGGAGCTTTTTACTTTTAGTCAGAAAGGTGCCAAACGAGACATGGTTTTTGGAGCTTTGAATGATGAGTTTAGCCTGTTTTCTCTGGCGGATGAAGCTCGTGAAAACTTCAATAGCTTCCCGCCCGTGAGTGTGCCCTATGGAGAAGCCACTCTGCCTGCTAACGCGGAAATCTTGATGTATCAACGAGTCGGAAGCATCCAGACAGACAAACCGCTGCTATACTTGGTAGAACAAAACGCACAGAAATCAGCCTATCTGCTGGCTGATGGGATTTGGAAATGGAGAATGCAAGAGTTTGCGACGACGGATGGTTCTGAAACGTTCGATGATCTCTTTCTAAAGACTATCCAATATCTGAGTACCAAAGTGGACAAACGAAAGTTCAAATTTTACCCAGAGAGCAATACCTATTTCGAAAACCAAACGGTGAAATTCCATGCAGAAATCTACAACCAGATTTACGAACGTGTCTATGGTGAGCAAGTACAAGTAGTAGTCACTAATGCCGATGGATTCAATAAAGAATTCAACTTCACACCAAGCTCAGCCTATTCCAGACTGGAAGCGGCCAACTTTGAGCCCGGCTTGTACAACTATCAGGCAAAAGTCACACTCAATGGTAAACCAGAAACAGTCTATGGAAAATTCTCTGTGAAAGAACTCCAGCTCGAAGAACTCGATCAAGTCGCTGACTTCGACCTGCTTCGTCAAGTAGCTTATAACACCGAAGGCAAGTTCTACGCGGATACGGAGACGCCATTAATGGACATCGACAATTTCCAACTCAAAGGTATCATCCATTCCCAAGAGGACATCTTCCCAGTCATCCATCTCAAATGGATTTTGTTTGTGCTTCTGACCCTTGTTTCAATCGAGTGGTTCATCAGGAAGTATAATGGGGGGTATTGA
- a CDS encoding ATP-dependent Clp protease ATP-binding subunit: MEAKFSNRVKEVISLSREEALRLGHDYIGTEHLILGMIREGEGVAVSLLKKLGVSLDELRASIEKATKGSATNNVKNLANIPLTRQSEKVLKITYLEAKIFKSHLIGTEHLLLSILRDEDNIGTQILDKFDVAYDVVKELLEYQTEHPMGSSDTDEPDEDSSRLFGSGSGAGGGSSSSKESAKGGDKSRTPVLDNFGRDLTKMAEEDALDPIVGRDKEIERVAQILSRRKKNNPILIGEPGVGKTAIAEGLALRIIQKKVSRVLFGKRVVTLDLASLVAGTKYRGQFEERMKAVMNEIEKSPEVILFIDELHTIVGAGGASGSLDASNMFKPALARGEIQCIGATTLDEYRQYIEKDGALARRFQIVMVDATTPDETKQILNNIKDKYESHHNVNYTEEAIEACVNLSDRYISDRFLPDKAIDVMDEAGSRVHINNIYVPDEIVSLEESIEDIKVQKNQVVKSQKYEEAAQLRDKEKKLIEQLETAKAKWEEETKSQRFTVNEENVAEVIAMMTGVPAKRVAQKESNKLLGMKDDLKKKIIGQDEVIEKLAKAIQRTRVGLKDPKKPIGSFVFLGPTGVGKTELAKVLSQYLFDKDDALVRIDMSEYMEKFSVSRLVGAPPGYVGYEEGGQLTEKVRRKPYSVVLLDEIEKAHPDVFNILLQVLDDGILTDGLGRKVDFRNTIIIMTSNIGVRDLKDFGAGIGFMNKNKKDNLDEVMKSTIQSALKKTFSPEFLNRLDDVITFNSLEREHIHKIIDITLDKLLERIIDLGYNIELTDKAKDFLSEKGYDSQYGARPLNRAIQKYLEDPIAEEILKGEVAEGETLVADHKAKDDVLTISVKKKKSSKKEKKEEE; encoded by the coding sequence ATGGAGGCAAAGTTTTCAAATAGGGTAAAGGAAGTCATTTCGTTGAGCAGAGAAGAGGCGTTAAGGCTAGGTCATGATTATATCGGAACTGAGCATTTGATATTAGGCATGATCCGAGAAGGTGAAGGTGTAGCAGTGAGCTTATTGAAAAAATTAGGCGTATCACTAGACGAACTAAGAGCTTCAATAGAAAAAGCTACTAAAGGTTCTGCGACGAACAACGTAAAGAACCTCGCCAATATTCCATTGACCCGTCAATCAGAAAAAGTATTAAAAATCACTTATCTAGAAGCAAAAATCTTCAAAAGCCATTTGATTGGCACGGAGCATTTGTTGCTTTCTATTTTGAGAGATGAAGATAATATCGGCACACAGATTCTAGACAAATTTGATGTAGCCTATGATGTAGTGAAAGAACTACTAGAATATCAAACGGAACACCCGATGGGCTCTTCAGACACTGACGAACCGGATGAAGATTCATCAAGACTCTTCGGTTCTGGCAGTGGTGCTGGTGGTGGCTCATCTTCAAGCAAAGAATCTGCGAAAGGTGGCGACAAGTCTAGAACACCCGTTCTTGACAACTTTGGTCGTGACTTAACAAAGATGGCCGAAGAGGATGCATTAGATCCTATCGTAGGTCGTGATAAAGAAATTGAACGTGTAGCTCAGATTCTAAGTAGAAGAAAGAAAAATAACCCAATTCTGATTGGTGAGCCTGGTGTAGGTAAAACTGCTATCGCGGAAGGCCTGGCCCTTCGTATCATTCAGAAAAAGGTGTCTCGTGTTCTATTTGGCAAAAGAGTGGTTACACTCGATTTGGCTTCTTTGGTAGCGGGAACAAAATATAGAGGACAGTTCGAAGAAAGAATGAAAGCGGTGATGAACGAGATTGAAAAATCTCCGGAGGTGATCCTATTCATTGACGAACTACATACCATTGTAGGTGCAGGTGGAGCTTCTGGCTCGCTAGATGCTTCCAATATGTTTAAGCCGGCGCTTGCCCGAGGAGAAATCCAATGCATCGGGGCTACTACCTTGGATGAGTACAGACAATACATTGAAAAAGATGGGGCTTTGGCTCGTAGATTCCAAATCGTAATGGTAGATGCCACTACGCCGGATGAGACCAAGCAAATCTTGAACAATATCAAAGACAAATACGAGAGCCATCACAACGTGAACTACACGGAAGAGGCGATCGAAGCTTGTGTGAATTTATCAGATCGCTATATCAGCGACAGGTTCTTGCCAGACAAAGCCATCGACGTGATGGACGAAGCTGGATCGAGAGTTCACATCAACAATATTTATGTGCCTGACGAAATTGTAAGCTTGGAAGAGTCTATCGAAGACATCAAGGTACAAAAGAATCAGGTGGTGAAAAGTCAGAAGTACGAAGAGGCAGCACAGCTTCGTGACAAAGAGAAGAAGCTTATCGAGCAGTTGGAGACAGCTAAAGCGAAGTGGGAAGAAGAGACTAAATCTCAGCGATTCACTGTAAACGAAGAAAATGTAGCCGAAGTAATCGCTATGATGACTGGCGTACCTGCCAAGCGTGTGGCTCAAAAAGAGAGCAACAAGCTGCTAGGCATGAAAGATGATTTGAAGAAAAAAATCATCGGACAAGACGAAGTCATCGAAAAATTAGCGAAAGCTATTCAGCGTACCAGAGTAGGCTTGAAAGATCCGAAGAAGCCGATTGGCTCGTTTGTATTCTTAGGCCCTACTGGAGTAGGTAAAACAGAATTGGCGAAAGTCCTTTCTCAATACCTATTCGATAAGGACGACGCCTTAGTGAGAATCGATATGAGTGAGTATATGGAGAAATTCTCTGTATCAAGACTCGTAGGAGCACCTCCGGGATACGTAGGCTACGAAGAAGGTGGTCAGCTGACTGAAAAGGTCAGAAGAAAGCCATATAGCGTGGTTCTTTTGGATGAAATCGAAAAAGCGCACCCAGATGTGTTCAACATCTTGCTACAAGTGCTAGACGATGGTATTTTAACTGATGGACTAGGTAGAAAAGTCGATTTCAGAAATACGATCATCATCATGACTTCCAACATTGGTGTGCGTGACTTGAAGGACTTCGGTGCTGGTATCGGGTTCATGAACAAGAACAAAAAGGACAACTTAGATGAAGTGATGAAGTCAACCATCCAGAGTGCTTTGAAGAAGACCTTCAGCCCTGAGTTCTTGAACAGATTGGATGATGTAATCACTTTCAACTCATTGGAAAGAGAGCACATCCACAAGATCATCGATATCACTTTGGACAAATTGCTAGAGCGAATCATCGACTTGGGTTACAACATCGAATTGACAGATAAAGCCAAAGACTTCTTGTCTGAAAAAGGCTATGACTCTCAATATGGTGCGAGACCGTTGAACAGAGCGATTCAGAAGTACCTGGAAGATCCAATTGCTGAAGAGATCCTAAAAGGCGAAGTAGCCGAAGGAGAAACGCTGGTAGCGGATCATAAAGCCAAAGACGATGTTTTGACCATTTCTGTAAAGAAGAAAAAGTCGTCCAAAAAAGAGAAGAAAGAAGAAGAGTAA
- a CDS encoding GTP cyclohydrolase, protein MIVKLAEGPLKTKFGEFTEALYYDGQKESIALMIGDLAGAEDVLCRVHSSCIFGHYFNSVECDCQEQMDISQQLIGEAGKGIIILLDQEGKGNGHFALLNSVKYKRQGINQAVAYEAVGFSKDNRDFSAAAKILKQIGVGSIRMLTDNPEKVKTLQKHRIKVTGSQNIEL, encoded by the coding sequence ATGATAGTGAAACTGGCAGAAGGACCATTGAAAACTAAATTTGGTGAGTTTACTGAAGCGCTTTATTATGATGGTCAAAAGGAGTCAATTGCTTTGATGATTGGAGATTTGGCAGGAGCAGAGGATGTGCTATGTAGAGTTCATTCTTCCTGCATTTTTGGTCATTATTTCAATAGCGTTGAGTGTGACTGTCAGGAACAAATGGATATATCACAGCAATTGATTGGAGAAGCAGGAAAGGGCATTATCATTTTATTGGATCAGGAAGGAAAAGGCAATGGCCATTTTGCTCTTTTGAATAGCGTGAAATATAAACGGCAAGGTATAAATCAGGCCGTGGCTTATGAAGCGGTTGGGTTTAGTAAGGACAATAGAGACTTTTCTGCAGCTGCCAAGATATTGAAACAAATCGGTGTAGGTTCAATCAGAATGTTAACCGATAATCCTGAAAAAGTCAAGACGCTGCAGAAGCATAGGATTAAAGTAACCGGCAGTCAAAATATAGAATTATGA
- a CDS encoding DUF4442 domain-containing protein, with protein MEKLLYTLGDFFGRGRVFKWMFNLFPGFRRTGARMIEASDDFHYAKIKLPLNYKTRNYVGTIYGGSMYSCVDGIYMVQLINILGKDYVVWDKSASIRFRRPGNTTLYAEFVITKEFVSQVKKELSELKEKDYVMKVDLVSAEGKVHAEVEKVLYFATKAHYKAKRKAKQLANKL; from the coding sequence ATGGAAAAACTACTATATACTTTGGGCGATTTTTTTGGACGCGGTAGGGTGTTCAAATGGATGTTCAACCTCTTTCCTGGGTTTAGAAGGACGGGTGCTCGAATGATAGAGGCTAGCGACGATTTTCATTATGCCAAAATCAAATTGCCACTCAATTACAAAACCAGAAACTATGTAGGTACGATCTATGGTGGGTCCATGTATAGCTGCGTAGATGGAATCTACATGGTGCAGCTGATTAATATTCTGGGCAAGGATTATGTGGTGTGGGATAAGTCGGCTTCGATAAGATTCAGAAGACCGGGTAATACCACACTTTACGCCGAGTTTGTCATCACCAAGGAATTTGTATCGCAGGTCAAGAAAGAACTGAGTGAACTAAAAGAGAAGGATTATGTAATGAAAGTGGATTTGGTGAGCGCAGAAGGCAAGGTGCATGCGGAAGTGGAGAAGGTATTATATTTTGCTACCAAAGCGCATTACAAAGCAAAAAGGAAGGCCAAACAATTGGCTAATAAGCTATAA
- a CDS encoding helix-turn-helix domain-containing protein, translated as MYFDYKDHQLNALLRLTDNVGLIVEDASIQKGLIHMIWNQGDDPVCFDVDGSTITLGPDEITTVTYVHSVRFHRPLPALTVLSFNREFYCIKDHDHEVSCNGLLFMGARDLPILSLDEKERSSLQSLLQVFEDEFQNKDNIQGEMLQMLLKRFIIKCTRLARAQTLGVSVATDASETIRKFNVLVDEHYKSLKQVADYADLMFKSPKTLSNVFKQHGSKSPLQLIHDRVVIEARRQLLKTSKSAKEIAFDLGFDNVSSFNKLFKKCTNSSPVEFRKQNVVDREKSTIIQE; from the coding sequence ATGTATTTCGATTATAAAGACCATCAGCTCAATGCTTTGCTTCGATTGACTGATAATGTAGGGCTTATTGTAGAAGACGCCAGTATTCAAAAAGGTTTGATTCACATGATCTGGAATCAAGGAGATGATCCTGTGTGTTTTGATGTGGATGGGTCGACAATTACTCTTGGGCCTGATGAAATCACCACAGTCACTTACGTGCATTCGGTCAGGTTTCATAGGCCGTTGCCAGCGCTTACTGTATTGTCATTCAATCGTGAGTTCTATTGTATCAAAGACCACGACCATGAAGTCTCCTGCAATGGGCTATTATTTATGGGAGCCAGAGACCTGCCGATTTTGTCATTGGATGAAAAGGAGAGAAGCAGTTTGCAGTCTTTGTTGCAGGTATTTGAAGATGAATTTCAAAACAAGGACAACATTCAAGGGGAGATGCTCCAGATGTTATTGAAAAGGTTCATTATCAAATGCACGCGCTTGGCTCGAGCACAGACCTTAGGTGTTTCAGTGGCGACCGATGCATCCGAGACCATTAGGAAATTTAACGTGTTGGTAGATGAACATTATAAATCATTGAAGCAGGTCGCTGATTATGCGGACTTGATGTTCAAATCTCCAAAGACCTTGTCAAACGTGTTTAAGCAGCATGGCAGCAAATCGCCACTGCAACTCATTCACGATAGAGTGGTCATAGAAGCTAGACGTCAACTGTTGAAAACCAGTAAATCAGCTAAGGAGATCGCTTTTGACCTTGGTTTTGATAATGTCTCCTCCTTCAATAAGCTCTTTAAAAAATGCACGAATTCGTCTCCGGTGGAGTTTAGAAAGCAAAATGTGGTAGATCGGGAAAAATCGACAATCATTCAGGAATAA
- a CDS encoding SulP family inorganic anion transporter — protein MKNSDNQGFFSHLGSDFPASLVVFLVAVPLCLGIALASGAPLFSGIIAGIVGGIVVALISKSQLGVSGPAAGLAVIVLTAIGDMGSFENFLAAVVIAGIFQVLLGVFKTGVFAYYLPSSVIKGMLSGIGLIIILKQIPHAFGYDADPEGDLDFIQSDGHNTFTELFYAWENITPGALVISMLGLAILILWEQPFMKKFSFTKILNGPLLAVATGIGLNVFFDGNEFFSLHGEHVVNIPVNDSIQAFFGQFTSPNFAMLTESKTYTVALTIAIVASIETLLSVEATDKMDPERRITPTNRELIAQGVGNSVSGLIGGLPITQVIVRSSANIQSGGKTRASAFFHGIMLLVCVMAIPQVLNLIPLASLAAVLLVVGYKLVKPSIFKAMYKTGHSQFYSFIVTIVAIVFTDLLTGIGLGLAVAMVFILWNNFKTPYHFDPNEIKEGEPIKIDLSEDVSFLNKAGFIKTFGLLPENSHVIIDATRTKDIHWDVLEVIEDFKINAKSRGINLELVGFDKHLSIME, from the coding sequence ATGAAGAATTCAGATAATCAAGGATTTTTTAGTCACTTAGGTAGTGACTTTCCGGCCAGTTTGGTCGTATTTTTAGTAGCCGTTCCACTGTGTTTAGGAATTGCTTTGGCGTCAGGCGCGCCGTTGTTTTCAGGTATTATTGCTGGTATTGTAGGCGGTATTGTTGTAGCCTTAATCAGTAAGTCACAGCTTGGTGTTAGTGGTCCTGCTGCCGGATTAGCTGTAATTGTACTCACCGCGATTGGCGACATGGGTTCTTTCGAAAATTTTCTTGCCGCTGTAGTAATCGCTGGTATTTTTCAGGTGCTACTGGGTGTTTTCAAGACGGGAGTTTTTGCTTATTACCTCCCCTCTTCAGTCATCAAAGGTATGCTTTCAGGTATTGGATTGATTATCATCCTAAAGCAAATTCCTCACGCTTTTGGATATGACGCAGATCCTGAAGGCGACTTAGATTTTATCCAGTCTGATGGACACAATACTTTCACAGAATTGTTTTATGCATGGGAAAATATTACGCCAGGTGCCTTAGTAATCAGTATGCTTGGTTTAGCTATTCTTATTCTATGGGAGCAGCCATTCATGAAAAAATTCAGCTTTACTAAAATATTAAATGGTCCATTATTGGCTGTCGCAACGGGTATTGGTCTAAATGTATTTTTCGATGGCAATGAATTCTTCTCTCTTCATGGTGAGCATGTCGTAAACATCCCTGTAAATGACAGTATTCAAGCTTTCTTTGGACAATTCACGAGTCCAAACTTTGCCATGCTTACTGAATCCAAAACATACACAGTGGCATTAACGATCGCTATCGTAGCGAGTATCGAAACACTTCTTAGTGTAGAGGCTACAGACAAAATGGACCCTGAAAGAAGAATTACACCTACCAACAGAGAACTTATCGCTCAAGGCGTTGGTAACTCAGTATCTGGCCTTATCGGAGGTCTACCAATTACTCAAGTAATCGTAAGAAGTTCTGCCAACATCCAATCTGGTGGTAAAACCAGAGCTTCAGCATTTTTCCACGGTATCATGCTCTTAGTTTGTGTAATGGCTATTCCTCAAGTGCTAAACCTTATCCCACTAGCTAGTTTGGCTGCTGTCCTTTTAGTTGTAGGATACAAACTGGTCAAGCCATCGATTTTCAAGGCGATGTACAAGACTGGACATTCTCAATTCTACTCTTTCATTGTCACTATAGTGGCTATTGTATTTACTGATCTATTGACGGGTATTGGTCTTGGCTTGGCCGTGGCAATGGTATTTATACTGTGGAATAACTTCAAAACGCCGTATCACTTTGATCCTAATGAAATCAAAGAAGGTGAGCCGATTAAAATTGATTTATCTGAAGATGTGAGCTTTTTGAACAAAGCAGGGTTTATCAAGACTTTCGGATTACTTCCAGAGAATTCGCATGTGATCATAGATGCCACCAGGACGAAAGACATTCATTGGGATGTACTAGAAGTAATTGAAGATTTTAAAATCAATGCCAAATCCAGAGGCATAAATCTAGAGTTGGTTGGATTTGATAAACACCTGTCTATAATGGAATAG
- a CDS encoding WbqC family protein: MSTLIESQYFPCLEYFSLIKNRQEVWIETKEHFVKQTYRNRCYILDANRVLPLAIPMIGGNKKIPMDEIKIDYGQKWLNNHWRAIISAYNKSPFFEYYEPYLHQILFQKHETLLALNNEVLTFCLKVLNIDTEIKYTSTYKKGPFDETEDVRSVIHPKSDYICREYFTPIPYQQLFGSKFAANLSILDLLSCVGPDSDKYL, encoded by the coding sequence ATGAGCACCTTAATTGAAAGTCAATACTTCCCTTGTTTGGAATATTTCAGTCTAATCAAGAACCGTCAAGAAGTTTGGATTGAAACCAAAGAGCATTTCGTCAAACAAACGTATCGCAACCGATGTTATATCCTGGATGCCAATCGAGTGCTGCCACTAGCCATCCCTATGATTGGTGGAAATAAAAAAATCCCCATGGACGAAATTAAAATCGACTATGGTCAGAAGTGGCTCAACAATCATTGGCGAGCCATCATTTCAGCTTACAATAAATCTCCGTTTTTTGAATACTACGAGCCCTACTTGCATCAGATTTTATTTCAAAAACATGAGACACTTTTGGCACTAAACAACGAAGTGCTGACATTCTGTCTCAAAGTCCTCAATATTGACACCGAGATAAAATACACATCCACCTATAAAAAAGGGCCATTCGACGAAACGGAGGATGTTCGTTCGGTAATCCACCCTAAATCGGATTATATTTGTCGAGAGTATTTCACCCCCATCCCGTACCAACAATTGTTTGGTAGCAAATTTGCTGCTAACCTCAGTATTCTGGATTTGCTCAGTTGTGTTGGGCCGGATTCGGACAAATACTTATAA